The DNA sequence TAGCTCATGTCCCCTTCACCGGGCCCCAGATCGCCGGTGATCAGCGTCGTCGCGAAGCCACGATCGAGCAGCCCGGTGGTCAACTCGACCACGTGGATGGCGGGTCCACCGATGTTCAGGCGTGCGATGAGGCGATGGACCGGGACGGGCGGCCCCGGTCCATCGCCCGGCACGCGGCCGGCAGGCCGGTGCTCTACGCCTTGACGATCCAGCGCTGGGGCTGACCGGACGCCGCGGCCACCTTGGCCGTGGCGTTGCGCGTGTCGATCAACGTCTGCGCCAAGCGTACGATGCGCTCGTAGTCGAAGTCCGAGTGATCCGTCAGGATCACGACGGCGTCTGCGTCCGTCAGCACCGCGTCGGTGAGCGGGACGGACGTGTGCTGCTCCCCGTCCTCACGAACTTCAGGCACGTAGGGGTCGTGGTAGCTGACGTGCGCACCCTCCTTCTCCAGGAGTCGGATCACGTCGAGAGCCGGCGACTCACGGACGTCGTCAATGTCCTTCTTGTACGCCACTCCCAGCACCAGGACCTTCGATCCGTTCACGGCCTTCTTGTGGGCGTTCAGGGCCTCCCGAATCTTTGCCACCACGAAGAGGGGCATATCCGAGTTGATCTGGGACGCCAGCTCGATGAAACGCGCCGTGTAGTTCAGCGACCGCATCTTCCACGACAGGTAGAGCGGGTCGATGGGGATGCAGTGTCCACCCAGCCCGGGGCCCGGCGTGAACTTCATGAACCCGAACGGCTTGGTCGCGGCAGCGTCGATGACCTCCCAGACGTCCACGCCCAGCTTGTCGGCAATGAGCGCGATCTCGTTGACCAGCCCGATATTGACCGCGCGAAACGTGTTCTCGAGCAGCTTGGTCAGCTCGGCGGACTCCGCCGAGGAGACCGGGACCATGGAGTCGATGAACCGGCTGTAGAAGGCCGCGCCCCGCTCCGCGCACGCCGGCGTCATCCCCCCGATCACCTTGGGGGTGTTCTTGGTCTTCCACACCGGGTTGCCGGGATCGACGCGCTCGGGCGAGAAGCAAAGGAAGAAGTCCTCGCCCACCTTCATGCCGTTCTGCTCGAGCGCAGGAAGCAGCACCTCGCGCGTGGTACCGGGATAGGTGGTCGACTCGAGCACCACCAGCTGCCCCCTGCGCAGGGCCTTGGCCACCGCCTCCGTGGCCGAGATGATGTAGGAGACGTCGGGGTCGCGCGTCTTCGACAGCGGAGTGGGCACGCAGATCGAGATGGCCTCGCATTCGGCGAGGCGGCCCATGTCGGTGGTGGCCTCCAGTAGACCCTGCTCACGCACCCGGGCCACGTCGGCGTCGGTCAGGTCCTGGATGTGGGTGCGACCGCTGTTGATGGTCTCGACCACACGGGGGTTGACGTCGAAG is a window from the Gemmatimonadota bacterium genome containing:
- a CDS encoding nucleotide sugar dehydrogenase; the protein is MNKGNAPTSGTMGVLGLGYVGLPLAVEAASAGVRVLGFDVNPRVVETINSGRTHIQDLTDADVARVREQGLLEATTDMGRLAECEAISICVPTPLSKTRDPDVSYIISATEAVAKALRRGQLVVLESTTYPGTTREVLLPALEQNGMKVGEDFFLCFSPERVDPGNPVWKTKNTPKVIGGMTPACAERGAAFYSRFIDSMVPVSSAESAELTKLLENTFRAVNIGLVNEIALIADKLGVDVWEVIDAAATKPFGFMKFTPGPGLGGHCIPIDPLYLSWKMRSLNYTARFIELASQINSDMPLFVVAKIREALNAHKKAVNGSKVLVLGVAYKKDIDDVRESPALDVIRLLEKEGAHVSYHDPYVPEVREDGEQHTSVPLTDAVLTDADAVVILTDHSDFDYERIVRLAQTLIDTRNATAKVAAASGQPQRWIVKA